A stretch of the Panicum virgatum strain AP13 chromosome 9N, P.virgatum_v5, whole genome shotgun sequence genome encodes the following:
- the LOC120687927 gene encoding pentatricopeptide repeat-containing protein At5g15280, mitochondrial-like isoform X1, whose translation MWKPWRLPGAIRIRHLRREAKFGGRGFANDAPKLNSDNGSLFRSGSSHVGENRNPVFAGAPEEAGSDFVQKTGGKSKPEAHSAVKSCSGIGSLIISKCAHIFESRRDTFDGKCSLQDVLKPGLWLSPETLRRFWRVSELKPEDYLDILIGFGSSSGQVRNARFLWNLYRWASQQSKEFQHLPRSNETMVAILVDAHMLSQAESLLLSLDDHMALAVSSELFSRIIQAYSEACNLEKSVALYDYARCKCLIPSVSCYQVLLHFLIRKRKDELILRVYLDMLQAGFGSCTKGDILDSVFIALIKKDNFLEALAILRQIKSLGLKLSKGSLSIIVEEFNKKKDIGDMMNFLEEWRCLPELRLCNRILASSCTNLGTDQAWLVFQRLEALGFSPDATTFGIFIFHSCREMKLISAFVYLSECFSRHIKPRVCAYNAILGGVFREGLYRHAKYVFEDMVERKVTPNLSTYKIILAGYCWYRQFDDIEQVLRDMKTNGVNDLPSGNCALSKTLSFLGLDYLGVKIKRDNATGFPKAEFFDSVGNGLYLDTDSKKFEISLAQILDTALQPDVNSELVSASQQGNVANALLVKDEAFQWGYAISPASCSELFKALCVSPAFVIDAIDLMEEMPDIFDKFGAQSLNLFIQTLSRNGMPAHARLVFKKMVREGLSISQDTYTYLMIGFCKERNIAGFWECWNLATNYSWSPDSKDMMALTSCLCKWGVIEEALKLMNQLFDCYPDLFFSAYYALLEELCRTGLTSVGCAMLEALKEKGMVVDSSMLFCVMEGFLKEHKTAESIGMYDMWLYKCKELDTFTFRSILPSVPLLDMDRAKNLVESVLNMEFTEFSYCSCILKELVQTGNMKRVMQVLQESIPWKLSGTLLNSLIQAYGCLKNWRMLDAVLCMMLKMHANLSISSYRFLVCRMCEQSRFSSASSLRTLFQHSDKSRKLISCNILIFYLFQRRNTSQVHDLLKDMECNGISPDRMTYDFLVYGFHKSGDANSSVSMLDACIAQGIQPSNRSLRIVLSHHCKLGNLDKSQALFHLIESSGWKHGSIIRTILTSCLLSSGRHLEAKLCLNNLSKSEFIGSYTNFDDLVKKFCVLGDLKTALKLLDTMLKKGKLPSEVSYSSIIYRLFILKEFDQALDFLVEMQFASLTPSETSVDALVHGLCATGRTCDAMKILQMLITLGSVPSYGMYRVVLDSYCRSNNLQKATALLHDMQQAGQVPNFEMQWSIISNFSSTNEKAEGHGEPILPNLFLNPP comes from the exons ATGTGGAAGCCATGGCGGTTACCGGGCGCAATTCGTATCCGCCATCTCAG GAGAGAAGCCAAGTTTGGAGGCCGAGGTTTTGCCAATGATGCCCCGAAGCTGAACTCCGACAACGGGAGCTTGTTCAGAAGTGGAAGCAGCCACGTTGGGGAGAACCGCAATCCAGTCTTTGCAGGCGCTCCGGAGGAAGCTGGGTCTGATTTTGTGCAGAAAACTGGAGGAAAGTCCAAACCCGAGGCCCATTCTGCAGTAAAATCATGCTCTGGTATTGGGAGTCTGATTATATCAAAGTGCGCTCACATATTTGAGAGTAGAAGGGACACCTTTGATGGGAAGTGCAGCTTGCAAGATGTTCTTAAGCCTGGTTTGTGGCTCTCACCGGAGACCCTTCGCCGGTTCTGGCGCGTCTCTGAGCTGAAGCCTGAGGATTATCTTGACATATTGATTGGTTTTGGGTCTAGCTCGGGACAAGTGAGGAACGCGAGGTTTTTATGGAATTTGTACAGGTGGGCCTCACAGCAAAGCAAGGAGTTCCAACATCTGCCAAGGTCAAATGAGACCATGGTAGCCATACTTGTGGATGCTCATATGCTCAGTCAGGCTGAATCACTACTGCTCTCATTGGATGATCATATGGCTCTGGCCGTTTCAAGTGAACTATTCAGTCGGATTATCCAGGCGTATTCAGAAGCATGCAACCTCGAGAAATCAGTTGCACTTTACGATTATGCAAGGTGTAAGTGTTTGATTCCTTCAGTTTCATGCTACCAAGTACTTCTTCATTTTCTGATCAGAAAGAGAAAGGATGAATTGATTTTAAGAGTATATTTGGACATGCTTCAAGCTGGGTTCGGTTCTTGCACCAAAGGAGACATTCTTGATTCTGTTTTCATTGCTTTAATCAAGAAAGACAATTTTTTGGAAGCTCTTGCTATACTTCGGCAAATAAAGAGTTTGGGTCTTAAATTAAGCAAGGGATCCTTATCAATTATTGTAGAAGAATttaacaagaaaaaggacattGGGGATATGATGAACTTTTTGGAAGAGTGGAGGTGTTTACCTGAGTTGCGTCTTTGCAACAGAATCCTTGCGTCTTCATGCACAAATCTCGGTACTGATCAGGCATGGTTGGTCTTCCAAAGATTGGAGGCATTAGGGTTTTCTCCAGATGCTACTACTTTTGGAATTTTCATATTTCATAGCTGTAGAGAAATGAAACTTATATCTGCATTCGTATATTTATCAGAGTGCTTTTCTAGACATATTAAACCTAGGGTGTGTGCTTATAATGCTATTTTAGGTGGCGTTTTCAGGGAGGGACTGTACAGACATGCAAAGTATGTCTTTGAAGATATGGTTGAAAGAAAAGTAACGCCTAATCTTTCAACATATAAGATAATTCTGGCAGGATATTGCTGGTATAGACAGTTTGATGATATTGAACAAGTCTTGAGGGATATGAAAACCAATGGTGTAAATGATCTTCCTTCTGGAAACTGTGCACTCTCTAAGACCTTATCATTCTTGGGGCTAGATTACCTAGGAGTGAAAATTAAGAGAGATAATGCCACTGGTTTCCCGAAAGCTGAGTTTTTTGATTCGGTTGGCAACGGTCTTTATTTGGACACTGACTCAAAAAAGTTTGAGATTTCACTGGCACAGATTTTGGATACTGCACTTCAACCAGATGTTAACTCAGAGCTAGTCAGTGCATCTCAGCAAGGCAATGTTGCAAATGCTCTTcttgtgaaagatgaagcttttCAATGGGGATATGCCATTTCACCAGCTAGCTGTTCAGAATTATTCAAGGCCTTATGTGTGAGCCCTGCATTTGTAATAGATGCCATTGACCTTATGGAGGAGATGCCAGATATATTTGACAAGTTTGGTGCTCAAAGCCTTAATTTATTTATCCAAACCTTGAGTAGGAATGGGATGCCAGCTCATGCAAGACtggtttttaaaaaaatggtcAGAGAAGGCTTGTCAATCAGTCAAGATACATATACTTATTTGATGATAGGCTTCTGCAAAGAAAGAAACATAGCAGGGTTTTGGGAATGTTGGAATCTTGCAACAAATTATAGTTGGTCACCTGATAGCAAGGATATGATGGCCCTCACCAGTTGCTTGTGCAAATGGGGAGTAATTGAGGAAGCCCTGAAGCTTATGAACCAATTATTTGACTGTTATCCGGATCTATTTTTCAGTGCATATTATGCACTTCTCGAAGAATTGTGCAGGACAGGGTTGACCAGTGTTGGATGTGCAATGTTGGAGGCTCTCAAAGAAAAGGGAATGGTTGTGGATAGCTCAATGCTCTTTTGTGTGATGGAGGGCTTCCTAAAGGAGCATAAGACTGCTGAATCAATTGGAATGTATGACATGTGGCTTTACAAATGCAAAGAACTAGATACATTTACTTTCCGTTCTATATTGCCTTCAGTGCCATTGCTTGATATGGACCGAGCCAAGAACTTGGTTGAATCTGTACTGAACATGGAATTTACTGAATTCTCATATTGCAGTTGCATTTTGAAGGAATTAGTGCAAACAGGAAATATGAAGCGGGTAATGCAAGTCTTGCAAGAATCAATTCCTTGGAAGCTCAGTGGCACCTTGTTAAATTCCTTAATTCAAGCATATGGTTGTCTAAAAAATTGGAGAATGTTAGATGCAGTTCTTTGCATGATGCTGAAGATGCATGCCAACCTTTCTATATCTAGCTATCGCTTCCTTGTCTGTAGAATGTGTGAGCAAAGTCGGTTTTCTAGTGCATCAAGCCTTAGGACACTGTTCCAACATAGTGACAAGTCAAGAAAGCTAATTTCATGTAATATTCtaatattttatctttttcaGAGAAGGAACACCTCACAGGTTCATGATTTATTGAAGGACATGGAATGTAATGGTATTTCTCCAGACAGAATGACCTATGACTTCCTTGTCTATGGATTTCACAAGTCTGGAGATGCCAATAGTTCAGTTAGCATGCTTGATGCCTGTATTGCTCAGGGAATACAACCAAGCAACCGCAGTCTCAGAATAGTGTTGAGTCATCACTGCAAGCTAGGAAACCTTGACAAATCACAAGCATTATTTCACTTGATTGAGAGCAGTGGATGGAAGCATGGTTCTATCATTAGGACCATCCTCACTTCATGTCTTCTTTCATCTGGGAGACATTTGGAAGCAAAATTATGTCTGAACAACCTgagcaaaagtgagtttattggATCGTACACCAATTTTGATGACCTCGTCAAGAAATTCTGCGTACTAGGAGACTTGAAAACGGCTCTTAAACTGCTAGATACAATGTTAAAGAAAGGCAAACTACCTAGTGAAGTCAGTTACAGTTCTATTATATACAGACTGTTTATATTAAAAGAATTTGATCAGGCACTTGATTTTCTCGTGGAAATGCAATTTGCAAGCCTAACACCAAGTGAGACCTCCGTTGATGCACTTGTACATGGCCTTTGTGCCACAGGAAGAACTTGTGATGCTATGAAGATTTTGCAAATGCTAATCACCTTGGGATCTGTACCATCCTATGGCATGTATAGAGTtgttcttgatagctattgcaGAAGTAATAATCTACAGAAGGCTACGGCACTTCTGCATGACATGCAACAAGCAGGGCAAGTACCCAACTTTGAGATGCAATGGTCTATTATAAGCAATTTCAGCAGTACCAATGAGAAAGCTGAAGGACATGGAGAGCCCATTTTGCCAAACCTTTTCCTTAATCCCCCATAA